From the genome of Thermoleophilaceae bacterium:
CGCCCGACCTGCCGATCCGCAACTTCAACCCGGAGCTGCAGCTGATCGAGAACGCACTACGATCACTCGTCTGATGGCTCAGACGAGGAAGAAGCGCAGCCGCAAGCACCGCGGCACCGCCGCGGGGACGATCGAGAAGGCGGCGCACAACCGCAGCAGCCGCCAGTCGAGCGCCAAGCCGTCGGCGAAGACCACGCGCGAGGCGCGCATGATGCGGCCGCCAAGCTGGCGCGGCGCGGCCAACAAGGCCGCCATCGCGGCGGTGGTGTTCGGCCTCCTGCTGCTTCTGCTCTTCAAGCGCCCCGCCGTTGAGGCCGTGCTCTGGACGGTCCTCGTGTTCTTCTTCTACACGCCGCTCGGCTACTGGACGGACCGCGCCGTGTACAACCGCCGCATGCGGGCGAAGGCGAAGAAGCCCGAACGGTAGATTGGGGCGCGATGGACGTGCGCATGTTCACCGTGGGGCCGGTCCAGGAGAACTGCTACCTGTTCCGGCGGGATGGCTCGGACAGGGCGCTGATCGTCGACCCCGGTGACGAGGCGGACCGTCTGCTGGCCGCCGTCGACGAGCTGGGCGTCACGCTCGACGCGATCCTCCTCACGCACACCCACTTCGACCACGTCGGTGCGGTGGCCCCGGTTGCCCGCGCCACGGGCGCGGAGGTGTGGGTGCCGCAGATCGAGAAGCCCGTGCTGGCGGACATCATGAGCTTCGTGCCATGGCCGGGCTTCGGCCCGTACGAGAGCTGGGACGCCGAGCACACCCTGAGCGGCGGCGAGAAGCTCGAGCTCGCGGACTTCGAGATCGACGTGCTGTTCACGCCGGGTCACAGTCCCGGCCACGTGACCTATTCGATCCAGGACGAGCAGGCGATCTTCTCCGGGGACGTGCTGTTCCAGGGCTCGGTTGGCCGCACCGACCTTCCTGGCGGCGACTGGCCGACGCTCCTCGAGTCGATCCGCACTCTCGTGGACACGCTGCCGGAGGACACCACGGTGCATCCCGGCCACATGGGCCTCACCACCCTCGGCGCCGAGCGCGCGAGCAATCCCTTCCTCGCCGAGCTCGCCCGCTGACGTGGCCGGCGGCAAACTCCAGGCCCCGCGGGGCACATTCGACGTGCTGCCCGAGGAAGGCAGGCGGCGCGCCGCGCTGCGCGCGATCTGTGAGGAGCTGATCGAGCCCGCCGGCTACGGCCCGGTGGACACTCCGATCTTTGAGGCCACCGAGCTCTTCGCGCGCGGGGTGGGGGAGACCACGGACATCGTGCAGAAGGAGATGTTCACCTTTGAGGACCAGGGCGGCCGCTCGCTCACGCTGCGCCCGGAGGGAACCGCGGGCGCGTGCCGCGCGTACCTCGAGCACGGGATGCACAAGCAGCCGCAGCCCGTGAAGCTCTGGTACTGGGGGCAGTTCTTCCGCCACGAGGCGCCCCAGGCGGGCCGCTACCGGCAGTTCAACCAGGTGGGCGTGGAGGCGATCGGCTCCGACGACCCGTCGCTCGACGCCGAGGCGATCCTGCTGCTGTCGCAGATCCTGGAGCGCGCGGGGGCGAAGGGCGTGCGGCTGCGGCTCGGCAGCCTCGGCACGCCCGAGACGCGCCGCGCCTACTCGGACGAGCTCCGCGAGTACCTGCGCAGCCACGAATCCGAGCTCTCCGACGAGGTGCGCGACCGGCTCGACGCGAACCCGCTTCGGGCGTTCGATTCGGACCACCCGGGCACGAGGGCCGTGGTGAAGGACGCTCCCAAGCTGCTCGACCGCCTGAACGAGGACGACGCCGCGCACTTCGCGGAGGTGCGCGCGCTGCTCGACGAGGCAGGGCGCGACTACGAGATCGACGCGGCGCTGGTGCGCGGCCTCGACTACTACACGCGCACCGTGTTCGAGTTCACGAGCGACGCCCTCGGCGCTCAGAGCGGAGTGGGCGGGGGCGGCCGCTATGACGGCCTCATGGAGCAGCTCGGCGGTCCTCACACGCCGGGAGTCGGCTGGGCGGCCGGGATCGAGCGCATCCTGATGGTGTCGGAGCTGGGCGCCCCCAAGGTCGCGGCCGACGTGTACGTGGTGCGCGATGGAGCCGGCACGGCGACCGAGTTCAAGACTCTCGCCGCGCTCCGGGACGCCGGCTTCACCGCCCAGATGGAACAGGCCGGCCGTTCGGTGAAGGGGCAGTTCAAGCAGGCGGACCGGCTTGGCGTTCGAGCCGTGCTGATCGTGGGTGCAGACGGGCTTTCGGTGCGGGACATGCAGTCCGGCGACCAGCGCGACATGCCGGACCTGGCCGGGGCGCTGCAGGCGCTCAAGGAGGTGCTTGCGTGAAGCCACCGCGCCCGAATCTCTACCGAGACACCTGGGCGGGCGACGTTCGCGCAGACCACGTGGACCAGGAGATCCGCGTGGCGGGCTGGGTCCACCGCCGCCGCGACCACGGCGGGCTGATCTTCATCGACCTTCGCGACCGCACCGGGATCCTCCAGCTCGTGTTCCGCCCGGAGGAGGCGCCGCAGGCCCACGCCGCGGCGCACTCGCTGCGCTCGGAGGACGTGCTCACCGCGCGCGGCCGGGTGGTGCGCCGCGAGGAGGGAACCGTCAACCCGCAGCTGCCCACCGGCGAGGTGGAGCTTGCCGTGGACGAGATCGAGCAGCTGGCGGACGCCGAGACGCCTCCGTTCGAGGTGGACAGCGACAAGCAGGTGGACGAGCTGCTGCGGCTCCGCTACCGCTACCTGGATCTGCGTCGCGAGCCGATGCAGGAATCGATCGAGCTGCGACACCAGGTTGTCGCCGCGATCCGCGACTACCTGAACGAGCGCGGCTTCCTCGACATCGAGACGCCGTTCCTCACCCGCTCGACGCCGGAGGGCGCGCGCGACTTCCTCGTGCCGAGCCGCATCGATCCCGGCTCGTTCTACGCGCTGCCGCAGTCCCCTCAGCTGTTCAAGCAGCTCCTGATGGTCGCCGGCTTCGAGCGCTACTACCAGATCGTCCGCTGCTTCCGCGACGAGTCCTCGCGCGCTGACCGGCTGCCCGAGTTCACGCAGCTCGACATGGAGATGTCGTTCGTGGAGGAGGAGGACGTGATCGGCCTCTGCGAGGGCCTGATCCAGGCGTTTCTCGCGGCGGGCGGCGTGGAGGTGAGCGTGCCGTTCGACCGCGTGAGCTACGCGGAGGCGATGCTGCGCTATGGCACCGACCGCCCGGACCGCCGCATCGGCATGGAGATCCAGGATCTCGGCGAGGCGTTTGCGCATTCGGAGTTCCAGGTCTTCCGCGGCGCGCTCGAGTCGGGTGGCGTGGTGCGCGGGCTGAAGGCGCCGGGCGGCGACCTCACCCGCAAGCGCTTCGACGAGCTCACCGAGCAGGCGAAACAGCTCGGCGCGAAGGGGCTCGTCTGGGCCGTGGTGGAGGCAGAAGGCTGGCGCTCGCCGATCGCCAAGTTCCTCAAGCCCGAGGAGATCAGCGCTGTGGCGTCACAACTGGACGCCGCCGAGGACGACGCGATCCTGATCGTGGCCGACACGGCGGACATCGCGGCGCGCGTGCTCGGCCAGCTGCGGCTCGAGCTCGCGCCGGCGGCCGAGGGTCACGACCTCCTGTGGATCGTCGACTTCCCGATGTTCGAGTGGAACGAGGACGAGAAGCGCTGGGACGCGTTGCATCACCCGTTCACCAGTCCGAAGGGTGAGCTCACCAGCGATCCTGGCGGCTGGTCGAGCCGCGCCTACGACGTCGTCTGGAACGGCTGGGAGATCGGCGGCGGCTCGATCCGTATCAACCGCCCCGACGTGCAGCGCAAGGTCTTCGAAGCCCTCGGCATAGGCGAACAGGACGCCCAGGAGCGCTTCGGCTTCCTCCTCGACGCCCTCAAGTACGGAGCCCCGCCCCACGGCGGAATCGCGTTCGGAATCGAACGCATTGTGGCCATGCTGAGAGGAAGCGACTCGATCAGAGAAGTGGTCGCCTTCCCAAAGGCAGCGTCGCAGGCAGACCCGCTCACAGGAGCACCAGCACCCGTGGACCAAGAGCAACTGGACGAGCTAGCACTGAAGGTAACGCGACCTCGGGATTAGTCTGCAGTTCTGCAATTCAGCACCTCTGCAACTCCCTGAGGGCCGCCCTCCCACACACCAGGTACCGCTGCTAACTTTGCACGCGGCCCGAGCTTGTTCGTGAGCCGTCTCAATGTTTGAGCCAACACCATGGGAGCCGGGAGTCCGGCTCGGGGTTGGGCCGTGGCCCGCCCCGGAGGACACCCAATCTTGCTGAGCAAGGTTCAACTCCCGAGGCGGCAGCGGCAAGCTGGGGCCATTTTTCTTTCTCTCGGCCCACGTTTCTGAGACCCTTTCACCACATGGGCGACATCGCGCAGCTCGCGGACCATCTCTCGGCGCCGCGAGGCCAGGGACGGCTGGAGGGCTGGGCGCACTTCGGGGTGGCCGGCGGCGCGGCGTGCGGCGACCTCGTGCGGATCGCGGTGCGCGTGGAGGGGGACCGGATCGCGGAGAGCGGCTTCACGGCGAGCGGCTGCGCTGCCGCACGGGCGGCCGCCAGCGCGGTGGTCGAGCTCACCGAGGGCACCCTCTTCCTCGACGCCGCGCGGCTCACCGGCGACAACATCTCGGAGGAGCTCGGCGGGCTGACGCCGCTCGGCCGGCACGCGGCGGACCTCGCGGCCGAGGCGCTTCACCGCGCCCTGGGCGCCGCCGCCCGTGACGGCGCGCCCCGCCTCCCGCAGGACGAAAGGCGCACGCTTGTGGCCATGAGCGGCGGCGTGGACAGCGCGGTGGCGGCGGCTCTCGCGCTCGAGGCCGGTCACGAGGTTGTGGCCGTGACGCTCGAGCTGTGGGCGCATCCGGAGAACGACGGCGAGCGCAGCTGCTGCTCTCCGCAGGCGGTGATCGGCGCGCGCGCCCTCGCGCACCGAATGGGTCTTCCTCACGTGACTCTCGACCTCCGCGATGCGTTCAAGCACGAGGTGGTGGAGAACTTCGTGGAAGAGCACGACGGCGGCCGAACGCCCAATCCGTGCGTGCGCTGCAACGGTCTCGTGCGCTTCGACCGCATGCTCGCTCTCGCCGGCGCGCTGGGGGCCGCGCGGCTCGCCACGGGGCACTACGCGCGCGTCGAGCGCGACGGAAGCGGGCCGCTGCTTCGGCCCGCCGCCGATCCGCGCAAGGACCAGACGTACATGCTCGCGCGCCTCGAGCCGCACGAGCTCGAGCGCCTGTGGTTCCCGCTCGGCGAGCTGGAGAAGCCCGCGGTGCGCGAGATCGCGCGGCAGCAGGACCTGCCGGTGGCCGAGAAGCCCGAGAGCCAGGACCTCTGCTTCCTCGCGGGGATCGATCGCCGGCGGCTTCTCCGTCCGGGCAGGCCCGGCGACATCGTCGACCGGCGCGGTCGCGTCCTCGGCCGGCACTCCGGCCAGGAGGGATTCACGGTCGGCCAGCGTCGC
Proteins encoded in this window:
- the mnmA gene encoding tRNA 2-thiouridine(34) synthase MnmA encodes the protein MGDIAQLADHLSAPRGQGRLEGWAHFGVAGGAACGDLVRIAVRVEGDRIAESGFTASGCAAARAAASAVVELTEGTLFLDAARLTGDNISEELGGLTPLGRHAADLAAEALHRALGAAARDGAPRLPQDERRTLVAMSGGVDSAVAAALALEAGHEVVAVTLELWAHPENDGERSCCSPQAVIGARALAHRMGLPHVTLDLRDAFKHEVVENFVEEHDGGRTPNPCVRCNGLVRFDRMLALAGALGAARLATGHYARVERDGSGPLLRPAADPRKDQTYMLARLEPHELERLWFPLGELEKPAVREIARQQDLPVAEKPESQDLCFLAGIDRRRLLRPGRPGDIVDRRGRVLGRHSGQEGFTVGQRRGIGVAAPEPLYVLHKDATSGRVTVGPREALATTRVPVTGARLLRPGAAVNRVKLRYRAAPIACRVLGDRGAGEHERIDVLLESPVDGAAPGQTACLMCDDSIVGWGTIAEPDLEAANAA
- the hisS gene encoding histidine--tRNA ligase; translated protein: MAGGKLQAPRGTFDVLPEEGRRRAALRAICEELIEPAGYGPVDTPIFEATELFARGVGETTDIVQKEMFTFEDQGGRSLTLRPEGTAGACRAYLEHGMHKQPQPVKLWYWGQFFRHEAPQAGRYRQFNQVGVEAIGSDDPSLDAEAILLLSQILERAGAKGVRLRLGSLGTPETRRAYSDELREYLRSHESELSDEVRDRLDANPLRAFDSDHPGTRAVVKDAPKLLDRLNEDDAAHFAEVRALLDEAGRDYEIDAALVRGLDYYTRTVFEFTSDALGAQSGVGGGGRYDGLMEQLGGPHTPGVGWAAGIERILMVSELGAPKVAADVYVVRDGAGTATEFKTLAALRDAGFTAQMEQAGRSVKGQFKQADRLGVRAVLIVGADGLSVRDMQSGDQRDMPDLAGALQALKEVLA
- a CDS encoding MBL fold metallo-hydrolase; this encodes MDVRMFTVGPVQENCYLFRRDGSDRALIVDPGDEADRLLAAVDELGVTLDAILLTHTHFDHVGAVAPVARATGAEVWVPQIEKPVLADIMSFVPWPGFGPYESWDAEHTLSGGEKLELADFEIDVLFTPGHSPGHVTYSIQDEQAIFSGDVLFQGSVGRTDLPGGDWPTLLESIRTLVDTLPEDTTVHPGHMGLTTLGAERASNPFLAELAR
- the aspS gene encoding aspartate--tRNA ligase; the encoded protein is MKPPRPNLYRDTWAGDVRADHVDQEIRVAGWVHRRRDHGGLIFIDLRDRTGILQLVFRPEEAPQAHAAAHSLRSEDVLTARGRVVRREEGTVNPQLPTGEVELAVDEIEQLADAETPPFEVDSDKQVDELLRLRYRYLDLRREPMQESIELRHQVVAAIRDYLNERGFLDIETPFLTRSTPEGARDFLVPSRIDPGSFYALPQSPQLFKQLLMVAGFERYYQIVRCFRDESSRADRLPEFTQLDMEMSFVEEEDVIGLCEGLIQAFLAAGGVEVSVPFDRVSYAEAMLRYGTDRPDRRIGMEIQDLGEAFAHSEFQVFRGALESGGVVRGLKAPGGDLTRKRFDELTEQAKQLGAKGLVWAVVEAEGWRSPIAKFLKPEEISAVASQLDAAEDDAILIVADTADIAARVLGQLRLELAPAAEGHDLLWIVDFPMFEWNEDEKRWDALHHPFTSPKGELTSDPGGWSSRAYDVVWNGWEIGGGSIRINRPDVQRKVFEALGIGEQDAQERFGFLLDALKYGAPPHGGIAFGIERIVAMLRGSDSIREVVAFPKAASQADPLTGAPAPVDQEQLDELALKVTRPRD